One genomic region from Jilunia laotingensis encodes:
- a CDS encoding response regulator transcription factor, which produces MKILIIEDERSLSDSIVAYLSSEKYLCEQAFTYADAKMKVNMYEYDCVLLDLMLPGGNGLDILRDIRKQRNPVGVIIVSAKDSLGDKVKGLEIGADDYLAKPFHLPELSMRIYAIIRRKEFAANNILESNGIRIDLLNKSAVVNDTPIEFTKSEYELLLFFIGNKDRVISKSAMAEHLSGEMADMMDNHDFVYTHIKNLKAKLAAAGCKDCIKNVYGTGYKWTEL; this is translated from the coding sequence ATGAAGATATTGATTATAGAAGATGAACGAAGTCTTTCGGATAGCATCGTTGCCTACCTCAGTAGTGAAAAATATCTGTGCGAGCAGGCTTTCACCTATGCTGATGCCAAAATGAAAGTAAATATGTATGAGTACGATTGCGTGCTGCTCGACCTGATGTTGCCCGGTGGTAACGGCCTCGACATCTTGCGTGACATCCGGAAGCAACGCAACCCAGTAGGCGTGATTATCGTATCGGCCAAAGATTCGCTGGGCGATAAAGTGAAAGGATTGGAAATAGGTGCAGACGACTACCTTGCTAAGCCTTTTCACCTGCCCGAACTTAGTATGCGCATCTATGCCATTATCCGTCGCAAGGAGTTTGCAGCAAACAATATACTGGAAAGCAATGGTATTCGAATCGACTTGCTGAACAAGTCGGCCGTGGTGAATGACACACCGATAGAATTTACCAAATCGGAATACGAGTTGTTGTTGTTTTTTATCGGCAATAAAGACCGTGTCATATCGAAGAGTGCCATGGCCGAACATCTCAGTGGAGAGATGGCAGACATGATGGACAATCACGATTTTGTCTATACCCACATCAAGAACCTAAAGGCGAAACTTGCCGCTGCGGGATGTAAGGATTGCATTAAGAATGTATATGGAACGGGCTATAAATGGACAGAATTATGA
- a CDS encoding EamA family transporter: MWKYYALLSALFAVLTAVFAKIGVKDINSDLATAIRTSVILFITWGIGFAGNYTAEVKGISGHTWIFLNSVRYCHSLRIIIGALLITGGSIVMLIK; encoded by the coding sequence ATGTGGAAATATTATGCTTTACTTTCTGCCCTCTTTGCCGTACTGACGGCTGTGTTCGCCAAAATCGGGGTAAAAGATATCAATTCGGATTTAGCTACAGCCATCCGGACATCAGTCATCTTGTTTATCACTTGGGGAATCGGCTTTGCCGGAAACTATACGGCCGAGGTGAAAGGTATCAGCGGACATACATGGATATTCCTTAATTCGGTTCGATACTGCCACAGTCTGCGGATTATTATCGGAGCATTGCTGATTACAGGCGGTAGTATTGTAATGTTAATAAAGTAA
- a CDS encoding efflux RND transporter permease subunit, whose amino-acid sequence MNTIQKRSLHQLYNRPILFVGLLLLLAGAWCYTQMQTNLFPEVLFPRITVIADAGQQPVDRMMITVTKPLESAVKKVQGTTVVKSSTSRGSCVIDVYFKWGLDIYALKTQLESRINEIKGFLPDGTVISTEAMNQSLFPVYGFTLESKTHSRIALRDVGNLVVRPMFSQVDGISNVVVRGGKAKEFVVKPDATKMTALGITPAQIKTAFAQTNYVLGNGNVADYNRLYLTLTDTRINDMEELRNVIIRNDGKRIVRLDDIAAVDIQEQQEFLKINADGNDAVLVDLVKQPGVNLIDFAKQVENKVDEIRQQLPAGYELKPYYNQSAFVGESIHSVLKTIYEGLFLAIIVMVLFLRSWRSSLVVMLTIPVTVAFSILLCYLAGITINVMSLGAMAASVGLIIDDAIVVIEQIYREHEESPGMDRFTVVRHAIRNLFPAMVASSLATIVIHFPFRLMSGLAGSFFKELSDTMQLTLVASFLVTWLLLPVLHLVIGYKKQLRPKDLDVKTLEENSIRKVHFLTVIYRKPLFAAGFVLLLGLGGWYASSRLSSGFLPDLDEGTIVLDYHSPAGTDIEETDRLCRQIERIIMAHPDVETYSRRTALGMSFKTRPSNFGDYLIQLKTDRKTSTPEVISDLRQQISQAVPLMTIGFGQRIADLLGDLMSTAQPIEVKIFGNDYETLQKVAAQAEKIMEVVPGIVDIDNGLIPAGASLVFTPNQERLSQFGISLTDFQEQLTAHTGGVPLCQPANMIEPNPAQAAMTGGLQIGSVQDGEQMRRILLRFTDFEDNSPEWLEQQPIFLPDGSTRPLGFFCNVRVIPGEIEQRREDLKSNITLTARLDNRDLGSTIADLQASLDTQLHLPAGYSISYGGAYSEQQQSFRELMMILSLAVLMVFTVLMFLFREWCISLTVLGISVLGICGCLFALWLTSVPLNVSSYTGIIMVVGIIAENAIFTVWQYRMNRCTGGNVSEAVDYAIALRIRPKLMTAIGAVLALMPLALGIGLGAQMQQPLAVAVIGGFIVGLPLLLLVLPSIMLLIYKKSK is encoded by the coding sequence ATGAACACGATACAGAAAAGAAGTCTCCATCAGCTATACAACCGCCCTATCCTGTTCGTAGGACTACTTTTGCTGCTTGCAGGAGCGTGGTGTTATACACAAATGCAGACCAACCTGTTTCCCGAAGTGTTGTTCCCCCGCATCACCGTGATAGCCGATGCCGGACAACAGCCCGTAGACCGCATGATGATTACCGTTACCAAGCCGTTGGAAAGCGCGGTGAAGAAAGTGCAGGGCACGACGGTTGTCAAGAGCAGTACCAGCCGGGGCAGTTGTGTGATAGATGTTTACTTCAAATGGGGACTGGATATCTATGCCTTGAAAACCCAGTTGGAGAGCCGTATCAATGAGATAAAAGGTTTTCTGCCTGACGGTACGGTCATCTCCACCGAGGCAATGAACCAGTCGTTGTTTCCGGTCTATGGATTCACGTTGGAGAGCAAGACGCACAGCCGCATTGCCTTGCGCGATGTAGGCAACCTTGTGGTACGCCCCATGTTCTCGCAAGTGGACGGTATCAGCAATGTAGTGGTACGCGGTGGCAAGGCGAAGGAGTTCGTCGTGAAGCCCGACGCTACAAAGATGACAGCGCTCGGTATTACTCCCGCACAGATAAAGACCGCTTTCGCACAGACGAATTATGTATTGGGAAACGGCAATGTGGCGGACTATAACCGCCTGTATCTGACGCTGACCGATACACGTATCAACGACATGGAAGAACTGCGGAATGTGATTATCCGCAACGACGGCAAGCGGATTGTCCGTCTGGACGATATAGCGGCAGTCGATATACAGGAACAGCAAGAGTTTCTGAAAATCAATGCCGACGGTAACGATGCCGTACTTGTTGACTTGGTGAAGCAGCCGGGAGTGAATCTGATTGATTTTGCGAAGCAGGTGGAAAACAAGGTGGACGAGATAAGGCAGCAGCTTCCGGCAGGCTATGAACTGAAACCTTATTACAATCAGAGTGCTTTCGTAGGCGAAAGCATCCACAGCGTACTGAAAACCATCTACGAAGGATTGTTTCTCGCCATCATCGTGATGGTGTTATTTCTCCGTTCTTGGCGGTCGAGTCTGGTGGTCATGCTGACCATTCCCGTTACGGTAGCTTTCAGTATCTTGCTCTGTTATCTGGCAGGAATTACCATCAATGTCATGTCGCTCGGTGCGATGGCGGCTTCAGTTGGATTGATTATCGACGATGCCATTGTCGTTATCGAACAGATTTATCGGGAACATGAAGAAAGCCCCGGTATGGATCGCTTCACTGTCGTGCGCCATGCCATCCGTAATCTTTTCCCCGCTATGGTGGCTTCCTCTCTTGCAACGATCGTCATCCATTTCCCGTTCCGACTGATGAGTGGACTGGCAGGAAGTTTTTTCAAAGAGTTGTCCGATACGATGCAACTTACGCTTGTCGCCTCGTTTCTCGTCACATGGCTGCTGCTTCCCGTGCTGCACCTCGTCATCGGCTATAAGAAACAACTGCGCCCGAAAGACTTGGATGTGAAAACGCTTGAAGAGAACTCCATCCGGAAGGTTCATTTCCTGACCGTCATCTATCGCAAGCCGTTGTTTGCCGCTGGGTTCGTCCTGCTCTTAGGGCTGGGCGGCTGGTATGCTTCTTCCCGTCTCTCCTCGGGTTTTCTTCCCGATTTGGATGAGGGAACCATTGTTCTTGACTATCATTCTCCCGCAGGAACGGACATCGAGGAGACCGACCGTCTCTGCCGGCAGATAGAACGTATTATCATGGCACATCCCGATGTAGAGACTTACTCGCGCCGTACAGCGCTCGGCATGTCCTTCAAGACACGACCGAGTAATTTTGGCGACTATCTGATTCAACTGAAAACGGACCGGAAAACGAGTACCCCTGAAGTCATCAGCGACCTACGCCAACAAATATCGCAAGCCGTTCCGTTAATGACTATCGGATTCGGACAACGGATTGCCGACCTTTTGGGAGATTTGATGAGTACCGCACAGCCTATCGAAGTGAAGATATTCGGAAACGATTATGAAACATTACAGAAGGTAGCGGCACAGGCAGAGAAAATCATGGAAGTCGTACCGGGCATCGTGGATATTGATAACGGATTGATACCCGCTGGAGCCTCGCTGGTCTTCACCCCAAATCAGGAACGTCTTTCGCAATTCGGCATTTCGTTGACTGATTTCCAAGAACAGCTTACGGCACATACGGGTGGCGTTCCCCTTTGCCAGCCTGCCAATATGATAGAGCCGAACCCTGCACAGGCAGCCATGACAGGCGGACTGCAAATAGGTTCCGTTCAGGACGGTGAGCAGATGCGTCGCATCCTGCTCCGTTTCACGGACTTCGAGGACAACTCTCCCGAATGGCTGGAACAGCAGCCCATATTCCTGCCTGACGGCAGCACCCGTCCACTCGGGTTCTTCTGCAACGTCCGTGTCATTCCGGGAGAGATAGAGCAGCGTCGTGAGGACTTGAAGAGCAATATCACCCTTACCGCCCGATTGGATAACCGGGATTTGGGCAGTACGATAGCAGACTTACAAGCGTCTCTTGATACACAACTTCACTTGCCGGCAGGCTACAGCATCTCCTACGGAGGAGCCTATTCCGAACAGCAACAGTCGTTTCGTGAACTAATGATGATTCTTTCGCTTGCCGTGTTGATGGTGTTCACCGTGTTGATGTTCCTTTTCCGTGAATGGTGTATATCGCTCACCGTGCTAGGCATCTCCGTATTGGGCATTTGTGGATGTCTTTTTGCTTTGTGGCTGACAAGCGTTCCGCTTAACGTAAGTAGCTATACGGGTATCATCATGGTGGTGGGCATCATTGCGGAGAATGCCATCTTCACCGTATGGCAGTACCGGATGAATCGCTGCACGGGCGGCAATGTATCCGAAGCTGTGGACTACGCCATCGCCCTGCGTATCCGCCCCAAACTGATGACGGCTATCGGTGCCGTACTCGCCCTGATGCCATTGGCTCTCGGTATCGGCCTCGGCGCACAGATGCAGCAACCGTTGGCGGTAGCCGTCATTGGCGGATTTATCGTAGGCTTGCCCTTGCTTCTGTTAGTATTGCCAAGCATCATGCTATTAATTTATAAAAAGAGCAAATAA
- a CDS encoding efflux RND transporter periplasmic adaptor subunit, producing MKYQIVLLSLIVSLSGCGQRNASNGNIQEEKPGTAVTLTHVAFGKIEKEIILSATTVYQNKSVVGSPIPAFITEVLIQPGSRVKAGDILYRIESKEQHALGNGNHAVIPIKAERDGIVLDVQQQSGSYVTEGTVLCSVAEVESLVFEINVPYEQQRYAYSGSKCMLELPDGTRLAATVHAPLATMNTVSQSERVIARAKAPFLPEGMNLKAIFAENNASSKGMILSKSAVQSDETLTEHWVMKLADDSTAVRVPVEIGNSNVSEIEIKSTTLSPQDLIILTGGYGLEEGAKVVVTQEKAAL from the coding sequence ATGAAATATCAGATAGTCTTATTGTCGCTTATAGTAAGCCTTAGCGGATGCGGACAAAGAAACGCATCGAACGGAAATATACAGGAAGAAAAGCCCGGAACAGCAGTCACACTGACTCATGTGGCTTTTGGCAAAATCGAGAAGGAAATCATATTGTCTGCCACTACGGTGTATCAGAATAAGTCAGTGGTCGGTTCACCGATTCCGGCATTCATCACGGAGGTTCTCATACAACCCGGTTCAAGGGTGAAAGCCGGAGATATACTTTACCGGATAGAGAGCAAAGAACAACACGCTTTGGGAAATGGCAACCATGCTGTCATTCCCATAAAGGCGGAACGTGACGGTATTGTCCTCGACGTGCAGCAGCAATCGGGAAGTTATGTAACCGAAGGCACCGTGCTTTGCTCCGTTGCCGAAGTCGAAAGCCTCGTGTTCGAGATTAATGTTCCTTATGAACAGCAACGGTATGCGTACAGCGGAAGCAAATGTATGCTGGAACTGCCCGACGGAACCCGGCTGGCGGCAACTGTCCATGCTCCGCTGGCAACAATGAATACGGTATCGCAATCGGAACGGGTAATTGCACGGGCAAAGGCGCCTTTCCTGCCAGAGGGTATGAATCTCAAGGCTATATTTGCAGAAAACAATGCATCGTCTAAAGGTATGATACTTTCTAAAAGTGCCGTACAAAGTGACGAAACGCTCACGGAACATTGGGTGATGAAACTTGCTGACGACAGTACAGCTGTCAGAGTACCTGTAGAGATTGGCAACAGCAACGTTTCGGAAATCGAGATTAAATCGACTACCTTGTCACCGCAGGACCTCATTATCCTTACAGGAGGGTACGGTTTGGAAGAGGGAGCAAAAGTTGTTGTTACACAAGAGAAGGCTGCCTTATGA